GAGATCCTGTCCGCCTCGATGTACCTGGACCAGCGGTCCGATGTCGTCGCACATCTCGAGGCGCACAACCGGATGTCGCTGCTCACCTCGTCGGCGGACAGCAGGGGCCTCTTGAATCGCATGCGCAAGGAGTATTCATGACCGTCACCGACGAACCGTTCTCCTTCTACAACGGCATGCCCGCCTCGGATCTGGGCGACCAGGGCTGGGAGAGCCCGTGGAGCGGTCCCAACGGGGGCCAGTGCGTCCAGACGAAGCAGCTCGCGGACGGCCGTATCGCGTTGCGGCAGTCGACGGACCCCACCGGCCCCGCGCTGATCTACACCCCGCAGGAGATGGCGGCGTTCGTCGCCGGCGTCAAGAAGGGGATGGCCGATCATCTGACGGCCTGCTGAGCCAGGATCCGAGTGGGAAGGCCGCCGGCAGACCCTGGCCGTGACCCGCCCGGCATGACACGGACACCATTGAAGGGAACAGAATGAGCACCCCCCACGCCGCTCGGGACATCGACACCAGCAGGCCGCACTCCGCTCGGATGTACGACTACTACCTGGGCGGCAAGGACCACTTCGAGATCGACCGGAAGGCGGCCGAGACCGTCGCCGACGCCTATCCCGGCATCTTCGTGTGTGCCCGGGAGAACCGGGCCTTCATGCACCGGGCCACCAGGGTCCTCGCCACCGAGCACGGCATCCGGCAGTGGCTCGACATCGGCACCGGCATTCCCACCGAGCCGAACCTGCACCAGGTCGCGCAGACCGTGGTTCCCGACGCCCGCGTGGTCTACGCCGACAATGACCCCCTCGTCCTCAAGTACGCCGAGCGCCTCATGCGCAGTACGCCCCAGGGGCGCACCACCTACATCGAGGCGGACGTCAACGACCCGCAGGCTCTCGTCAACGCCCCCGAGCTGGCCGAGGTCCTGGACCTGACCAAGCCGGTCGCGCTGTCCCTCAACGCCCTGATGCACTTCGTCACGGACTCCCAGGACCCGTACGGCATCGTCGGCAACCTGCTCGACGTCCTCCCCTCGGGCAGCGCACTGGCCCTGAGCCACTGCACACCGGACTTCGATCCGGAGACCTGGCAGAAGGTCACCGACATCTACAACGGAGCCGGTACGCCGGTGCAGTTCCGTTCCCAGAAGGACGTGGCCCGCTTCTTCGACGGGCTCGACCTGCTGGAGCCCGGCGTCACCGTCGGCCACCGCTGGCGCCCCGAGGCCGCGCCCCAGGGGGCCGCCAGGACGGAGTCCGTGACGGACGCCCAGGTCAGCCTGTGGACCGGGGTGGGCATCAAGCCGTGACGGAGGCCGGGGCTCACGCCCCGGCCGACGAGGTACCGGCAGCGATCCGGCCGACGACGGCTGAGGCCAGGCGCGGGTCCTCAGCCAGCCACGCGATCAGTTGGTCCCGGACGGCCGCCGCGACGGATTCGCGGACCTCGGCATTGCCCAGGAAGTCGCGTGTGGCGCCTTCGAACTCGGGGCGGTCGAGTTTCACCGAGACGACGGCGGTCAGGCCGTCGAACAGCCGGTCCGGTCCGAGATCGGTGTCGGTCTTCGTCAGCAATCGCCGCTCCCGCGCGAAGGCGTTGATCGCTGCCGCCACTCCGTCGCGGAGGCCCACCATGTGCGATCCGCCGCAGCGGGTGGGCATGCTGTTCGCGAAGCCGTGGACGCCACCTGCGAGGGTGTCGCTCCACATCATGGCGACCTCGACACACCCGGCGATCTGCGGGTCCTCGTACTCGAAGCCGAAGACGTCCGTCCCATCGATTGGCCCCGTCCGGGCCGCGATGGCGGCGACGAAGTCCCTGGCACCGCCCGGGAAAACGAACCGTTCCGACCGTGACCCGCTTGACGGGCGCCTGTCGGTCAGGGAGATGGCGAGGCCACGGTTCAGGAAGGCCAGTGTTCTGAAACGCTCGGCCAGCGCGTCGAACGAGCACTGTGCCGTGCCGAAGATGTCGGCGTCGGGCCGGAACGCGATGACGGTTCCGGTTTCCGTCGTGGGCCCCTGGGGCGAGGGCGGGCCGACCGCGGCACCACGGTCGTAGCGCTGTACCCAGCGCACCCCTTCGCGCCGGACCTCTCCCGTCAGATGGCTCGACAGGGCGTTGGTGACGAAGGGTCCCATGCCGAAAAGGCCTACCCCCACGAAGTCGCGGCTGTCGCCCCGCGGTCCGGCGTGCATCCGAGTCAGCAGTTCTTCCAGACTTGGGTCGCCGGTATGCCCGGCGGCCTCGACAGGAATCCCTGGTCCGTCGATGGCGACCCGCACGCTGCCGTCGGATTCCAGCGTGACGTCGACGTGTTCGGCGCGACCGGCCAGGACCTCGTTGACCGCCCAGTCGGACACCTCGAACACGGTGTTGTGCAGACCGGGCTCACGGGTCGAGCCCACGTACATCCCCGGCCGTTTCCGGATGGCCTCCCGCCCCTCCAGCACCTGAATGTGGGCGGCGGTGTACTGGCTCGCGGCGTCACTCATGAGGCCCCCTCCAATGGGTGTCCGGCAGACCCCCAGCTTAGGCCGATGAGCGCAAAACACCAGGTCAGAGCTATCGAGCCGAGGGCATGGACGGCCGAGTGGCGGCCTGCCGGGAGTCGGGCGGTCCGGGGACCGCGAATGCCGGTCGGAGGATGTCGGGGGTCCCGTCAAGCGCGCCCCCGAGCCCATTTCCGGCCGCCTTGAGGGCTCCGATTCAGGCTCAAGAGCCCGACAGCCGCCGTGTCACGACGGTGCTGAGGGTGCGTATGCCGTGCGTCGAGGCCGGGTCGATACCGGTGAGTTCAGCGACCCGGCGCAGGCGGTAGTCCAGGGTGCGCGGGTGGACGTTGAGGGCCGCCGCTGCCGCGCCGCGGTTCATGTCGTGGCGGTAGTAGGCATCGAGCGTGGTCACTAGGTCCGGGCCCGGTTCGAGGTTCCGGGCCACCGTGTGGAGCCAGGCGTCGATGAACGGCACGTCGGCGACCGCGAGTTCGACGAACACGTCCGCCACGGTGTACGGCCGTAATCGGCGGGAGGGCTTCCCCAGCGGGGCCGACTTGCTGATCCGGCGGGCACGTTCGAGGGCGGCAGGGAGTTCGTCGAGGGGTGCGGTGGCGGTGCCGGCAGCGCAAGGGCGGCCGATCGCCTCGGCGAAGTCACCGACGAGGTCCGCTACGGCTTCGGGTGCGGAGGGCAGCCGTAGGGCCTCGTCGGCACAGGGAACGACGGCGATCAGCTCACCGCCCCTCGTGCCGTTCTCCGGGTACCAGACGGCGGGCACCCGGTGTGTCTTCACGAGCGCCTCGATCTCGACGTCGAGATCACGGTCGCCCAGGGGACGGTCCGGTACGCGGATCACCGTGACGGCGCAGAATTCGGGGAGTTGAAGGTCGAGCGCCTCGGCGAGGTCCGCGGCCATGGGGTCGCCGGTGAGCAGTGACCTGGCGAGCAGGGCGACCTGCTCGACGTAGGGCAGACGGCGGCGCAGCACTGTCACGAATCCCTGTCGGTAGGCGACGATTCCGCGGTCGCCCTGCGGGGCGAACCAGGTCATCACCTGCATGAGTTCCTCGACTTCGCCGCCGCGCAGGTTCTCGGCCGCCTCGTGGATGTCGCGCAGCATGAGCGTGGTGTGCAGCTGGAGTACCTGTTGTCGTGAATCCGAGGACATTCCGGCATCGGCCCGTACCTCGCCGATGGCGGCGATGTAGCAGAGGTCGTCGTCGGTCAGTTCGCTGTTGTCCGGAGACAGTTCGATCGTGCGGCGCCGCAGCCACACCGAGTATTCCATCGTCTCGGCCTTGGCCCGGGGCTTCGTTTCCCACGACCGGAACTCCGGAATCTCGCGCAGATACGTCTCGACCTCCCGGCAGGCGTTGGTCGGCGCCTGCCGGGCCAGTTCGGCGAAGAGGCTCCCCATGGGCGGGAGCCTGCCATCGCAGGTGAGCGGGTCGACAGACGAAATCCGGACTCGATTTATCACTTCGCGTGAATCGACACTCTTTGCGCCACCCGAGTATTTGTCATGATGCGCAAAGTTCTCGGATCAAGACGGTGTTGTACCCAGATCCGGTTGTGGAGCTGCGGTGAAGGCGGCTAAATAGGAGTCACCAATGCGCCGAAATTCGCATTCGCAGAGATCCTCATCGCGTGTGCAATTTCCTTCGATGGCATTCGATCGAACGGGAGGGGAACACTGATGAAAGCAGGAATCAGAAAGAGACTCGCGGCGGCGGCCGCGGTCCTGTCCGTCTCCGCGGCACTGCTGGTGAGCGCACCCGGCAACGGTTCGGCAGCCTCCGCCACACCCAGCCTGCGTGCCTTCGGGATCACCGGCGACGGC
The DNA window shown above is from Streptomyces chartreusis and carries:
- a CDS encoding DUF397 domain-containing protein, with product MTVTDEPFSFYNGMPASDLGDQGWESPWSGPNGGQCVQTKQLADGRIALRQSTDPTGPALIYTPQEMAAFVAGVKKGMADHLTAC
- a CDS encoding PucR family transcriptional regulator, whose product is MGSLFAELARQAPTNACREVETYLREIPEFRSWETKPRAKAETMEYSVWLRRRTIELSPDNSELTDDDLCYIAAIGEVRADAGMSSDSRQQVLQLHTTLMLRDIHEAAENLRGGEVEELMQVMTWFAPQGDRGIVAYRQGFVTVLRRRLPYVEQVALLARSLLTGDPMAADLAEALDLQLPEFCAVTVIRVPDRPLGDRDLDVEIEALVKTHRVPAVWYPENGTRGGELIAVVPCADEALRLPSAPEAVADLVGDFAEAIGRPCAAGTATAPLDELPAALERARRISKSAPLGKPSRRLRPYTVADVFVELAVADVPFIDAWLHTVARNLEPGPDLVTTLDAYYRHDMNRGAAAAALNVHPRTLDYRLRRVAELTGIDPASTHGIRTLSTVVTRRLSGS
- a CDS encoding SAM-dependent methyltransferase yields the protein MSTPHAARDIDTSRPHSARMYDYYLGGKDHFEIDRKAAETVADAYPGIFVCARENRAFMHRATRVLATEHGIRQWLDIGTGIPTEPNLHQVAQTVVPDARVVYADNDPLVLKYAERLMRSTPQGRTTYIEADVNDPQALVNAPELAEVLDLTKPVALSLNALMHFVTDSQDPYGIVGNLLDVLPSGSALALSHCTPDFDPETWQKVTDIYNGAGTPVQFRSQKDVARFFDGLDLLEPGVTVGHRWRPEAAPQGAARTESVTDAQVSLWTGVGIKP
- a CDS encoding ATP-binding protein; protein product: MSDAASQYTAAHIQVLEGREAIRKRPGMYVGSTREPGLHNTVFEVSDWAVNEVLAGRAEHVDVTLESDGSVRVAIDGPGIPVEAAGHTGDPSLEELLTRMHAGPRGDSRDFVGVGLFGMGPFVTNALSSHLTGEVRREGVRWVQRYDRGAAVGPPSPQGPTTETGTVIAFRPDADIFGTAQCSFDALAERFRTLAFLNRGLAISLTDRRPSSGSRSERFVFPGGARDFVAAIAARTGPIDGTDVFGFEYEDPQIAGCVEVAMMWSDTLAGGVHGFANSMPTRCGGSHMVGLRDGVAAAINAFARERRLLTKTDTDLGPDRLFDGLTAVVSVKLDRPEFEGATRDFLGNAEVRESVAAAVRDQLIAWLAEDPRLASAVVGRIAAGTSSAGA